Proteins found in one Channa argus isolate prfri chromosome 7, Channa argus male v1.0, whole genome shotgun sequence genomic segment:
- the zbtb32 gene encoding zinc finger and BTB domain-containing protein 16-A produces the protein MIRINNTQYFHFLQHADTLRRSGSLCDAIISVKSQTFRAHRLVLACASRRLAQQLAQGETDSPVHCTLEYFSPRTFQQVLDFTYTQALDVSVDDLHLLLKAAQHLEMQPLEDQCRKQLDTLSYRARTEDKIEEMTDVKEERESAEEMDEKEKSSPPQQKKLQETSSPKGEASDSIVMENLSPRDPAKNHNSPPRPRKKLRLSPMQATPCNRDSVIARPVAISSSFSSPWTFTNMLSSVSSLFKPNYSNLIAAHPLQSQSQSSVAYPFPLSSPRMFPILAPHFQNPVHSSIMGYSGIYSRYPQNLYARSTGMESIIKQGLLKRKKASQREFNRTVESSEISYTEVPKANAERVKVCHNCNANLPGDPVQRESTATPSGEACAGCLFCERGEEGQHETHSHRQDHRGEKPYQCQHCPKKFSLKHQLDTHHRVHTGEKPFECRLCGQRSRDYSAMIKHLRTHGGAAPYQCTVCLEFCNSLVAMQRHIKSHAVQDFPPDWSINSTYLYTSHI, from the exons ATGATCCGAATCAACAACACCCAATACTTCCACTTCCTGCAGCATGCAGATACCTTACGACGCTCAGGGTCGCTTTGCGATGCCATCATCTCTGTGAAGAGTCAGACTTTTAGGGCTCATCGTCTAGTACTAGCCTGTGCTAGTAGAAGGCTAGCACAGCAGCTAGCCCAAGGAGAAACAGACAGTCCAGTTCACTGCACTCTGGAGTATTTCTCCCCCCGCACTTTCCAGCAGGTCCTGGACTTCACCTACACTCAGGCTCTGGATGTGTCTGTGGACGACCTGCACCTGTTGCTGAAAGCTGCTCAGCATTTGGAGATGCAGCCCCTGGAGGACCAGTGCCGGAAGCAGCTTGATACCCTCAGTTACAGAGCCAGGACAGAGGACAAAATAGAAGAGATGACAGATgtcaaagaagaaagagaaagtgcagaggaaatggatgaaaaggaaaaatcaaGTCCACCTCAGCAAAAGAAACTCCAAGAGACTTCCTCACCAAAGGGAGAAGCAAGTGACAGCATTGTCATGGAAAACCTTTCACCTCGTGATCCTGCAAAGAACCACAACAGTCCACCTCGTCCAAGAAAGAAGCTCAGACTGTCCCCTATGCAAGCAACACCCTGCAACAGAGACAGCGTCATTGCCAGGCCTGTCGCTATCAGTTcgtctttttcttctccctgGACTTTCACTAACATGCTGAGCTCTGTGAGCAGCCTGTTCAAACCTAACTATTCAAACCTAATTGCAGCACACCCACTTCAATCCCAGAGTCAGTCCTCTGTAGCATACCCattccccctctcctctccccgCATGTTCCCTATACTGGCCCCCCACTTTCAAAACCCAGTTCACAGCTCCATAATGGGCTACTCTGGTATTTATTCACGTTATCCACAAAACCTTTATGCTCGATCTACAGGGATGGAGAGCATAATAAAGCAGGGtctgttgaaaagaaaaaaagcaagcCAGAGAGAATTTAATAGGACCGTTGAAAGCAGTGAAATAAG ttacacTGAGGTGCCCAAAGCCAATGCAGAGAGAGTTAAAGTCTGCCACAACTGCAACGCAAATCTCCCTGGTGATCCAGTGCAGCGCGAGTCAACCGCCACACCATCAG GTGAGGCCTGTGCAGGGTGTCTGTTCTgcgaaagaggagaggaggggcaACATGAAACACACTCCCATCGACAGGACCACAGAGGAGAAAAACCCTACCAGTGCCAACATTGCCCCAAGAAGTTCAGTCTGAAACATCAATTGGATACACACCACAGAGTTCACACTG GGGAGAAACCTTTTGAGTGCCGCCTCTGTGGTCAGCGTTCACGGGACTACTCGGCCATGATCAAACACCTGCGGACTCACGGTGGGGCTGCACCCTATCAGTGCACAGTCTGCCTGGAATTCTGCAACAGCCTGGTCGCCATGCAAAGACACATCAAGAGCCACGCAGTGCAGGACTTTCCTCCTGACTGGAGCATCAACAGCACCTACCTGTACACGTCCCACATATGA
- the igflr1 gene encoding IGF-like family receptor 1, giving the protein MFTIQKIFRKCRWLMFFYLSETRSGRRSKDILGAENFSPQRSSVMEQGHSKNCPDLTKRWYGVSRQCVDCPRKPGYEVTPNCGFDDDGGRHEIPLKPCGNNTFNNGSTAKCQTCSVCETGYDIFTPCNSTTDTHCQPKPPTTPGSTFQATKGPTGSLDSASYVLSWAAPLAIFIFCALVLFAWIMYKKWKKDTLAVIRFSPLSAAEGDADLKNILNPNILSAPLQTLLDNLDVVEELVILLDPETHGVKNTKHLAFHCKFPSTWITYTYSMKDSKSPLRAVLENISSRNPDWTVEHLAKLLKLIERNDAIAVLAKL; this is encoded by the exons ATGTTTACAATACAGAAAATATTTAGGAAATGCCGCtggttgatgtttttttacttgtcGGAAACCAGAAGTGGGAGGCGCTCTAAAGACATACTAGGTGCTGAGAACTTTTCTCCACAGCGTAGTTCAGTAATGGAACAGGGGCACTCTAAGAATTGTCCGGACCTGACAAAACGTTGGTATGGCGTGTCACGCCAATGTGTGGACTGTCCCAGAAAGCCAG GATATGAAGTTACCCCAAACTGTGGCTTTGATGACGATGGAGGACGTCATGAGATACCCCTAAAACCGTGCGGAAACAACACTTTCAACAATGGAAGCACCGCCAAATGCCAGACGTGTAGCGTTTGTGAGACAGGGTATGACATTTTCACACCCTGCAACTCAACTACTGACACCCACTGTCAACCGAA ACCTCCGACGACCCCAGGTTCCACC TTTCAGGCAACCAAAGGACCCACAGGTTCACTAGATTCAGCTTCTTATGTTTTATCAT gGGCAGCACCATTAGCCATCTTTATTTTCTGTGCGCTTGTGCTATTTGCCTGGATAATGTACAAGAAGTGGAAAAAAG ATACACTTGCTGTGATACGGTTTTCTCCACTCTCTGCTGCAGAAGGAGATGCCGACCTGAAAAACATTCTCA ACCCTAACATCCTGTCAGCTCCTTTACAAACCCTCCTGGATAACCTAGATGTGGTGGAAGAGTTGGTGATTTTGTTGGATCCAGAAACCCATGGGGTAAAGAACACCAAACACCTGGCATTCCACTGCAAATTTCCTTCCACCTGGATTACTTACACCTATTCTATGAAGGACAGCAAGAGCCCCCTAAGAGCTGTGTTGGAGAACATCTCCAGCAGGAACCCTGATTGGACTGTAGAGCACTTAGCTAAACTGCTCAAACTTATCGAGCGCAATGATGCAATTGCTGTTCTTGCTAAACTCTAA